In the Hordeum vulgare subsp. vulgare chromosome 7H, MorexV3_pseudomolecules_assembly, whole genome shotgun sequence genome, one interval contains:
- the LOC123408422 gene encoding citrate-binding protein-like, with product MAPRALSWISVSLLVFLASWSCVAARGARAPKAADPTYGFTSVRLDESNFVLQRPFDEASDARYSFDGTVRKLWVLSSDKPHARQSHTSPRTEISMAGYDYSSGVWQFEGYGYVPSGTTGVSIMQVFGAGETATTLMLHVYDGALRYYDRQIVEDAIYDRWFRLNVVHDVEASTLTVYIDGEQKLHVNGRGGDSHYFKFGVYAQNHDSSCMESRWKDVRIFQKH from the exons atggctcctcgcgcCCTCTCTTGGATTAGTGTCTCTCTGCTCGTCTTCTTGGCGTCGTGGTCATGCGTTGCAGCCAGGGGCGCACGGGCACCGAAAGCCGCCGACCCGACCTATGGGTTCACGTCGGTGAGGCTCGACGAGAGCAACTTTGTGCTGCAGCGCCCGTTCGACGAGGCGAGCGACGCACGCTATAGCTTCGACGGCACCGTGCGGAAGCTGTGGGTGCTCTCCTCCGACAAGCCCCATGCCCGCCAGAGCCATACCAGCCCAAGAACTGAAATCAGCATGGCA GGCTACGACTACAGCTCCGGCGTGTGGCAGTTCGAGGGCTACGGTTACGTCCCCTCTGGCACTACGGGGGTGTCTATCATGCAGGTATTCGGCGCCGGCGAGACAGCCACGACGCTCATGCTGCACGTTTATGATGGCGCGCTACGGTACTACGATCGGCAGATCGTGGAGGACGCCATCTATGACAGATGGTTCCGGCTGAACGTGGTCCACGACGTCGAGGCATCGACGCTTACTGTGTACATCGACGGCGAGCAGAAGCTGCATGTAAACGGCCGTGGAGGCGATTCTCACTACTTTAAGTTCGGTGTGTACGCGCAGAACCACGACTCCAGCTGCATGGAGTCTCGCTGGAAGGACGTCAGGATCTTCCAAAAACACTAG